A DNA window from Camelina sativa cultivar DH55 chromosome 17, Cs, whole genome shotgun sequence contains the following coding sequences:
- the LOC109129983 gene encoding uncharacterized protein LOC109129983: MPIDTWNQLKTVMRRRFVPSYYHRDLHQRLRNLVQGSKTVEEYFKEMETLLLRADVHEDGETMMSRFMGGLNREIQDRLETQHYVEIEEMLHKAVMFEQQIKRKNSRSSYSTAKTSYSSGKSSYQKEDKPGYRKDYKPFVKPKPFESDPKGKGKEVITRTRDIRCFKCQGLGHYASECVNKRIMVLKDNGEVESEEERSENDSVEEGLEAPAKGELLVARRSLSVLTKSEEQAQRENLFHTRCIVKDKVCSLIIDGGSCTNVASRTMVEKLGLEVLKHPKPYALQWLNEKGEMSVKEQVKVPLSIGKYQDEIMCDILPMDASHILLGRPWQSDRQVHHDGFSNRHTFEHNGRKTTLIPMTPHEVYLDQLSMKQRTAKQTEPTDNKGKSKVSHNSLLFVYKETLACSTNPEPVLPSKVELVLQEYSDVFPEDNPIGLPPIRGIEHQIDFVPGAALPNRPAYRTNPTETKELERQVNELMDKGHIRESMSPCAVPVLLVPKKDGSWRMCVDCRAINNITVKYRHPIPRLDDMLDELHGSSIFSKIDLKSGYHQIRMKEGDEWKTAFKTKQGLYEWLVMPFGLTNAPSTFMRLMNHVLRKHIGVFVVVYFDDILVYSKNLEDHVMHLRLVLDLLRKEKLYANYKKCTFCTDNLVFLGFVVSADGIKVDEEKVKAIIDWP; the protein is encoded by the coding sequence ATGCCAATCGATACATGGAACCAGCTGAAAACCGTCATGCGAAGGAGATTTGTGCCGAGTTATTATCACCGCGATCTTCATCAACGTTTGAGGAACTTAGTTCAAGGAAGCAAGACTGTCGAAGAGTACTTCAAGGAAATGGAAACCCTATTGCTAAGAGCTGATGTTCATGAAGATGGAGAAACTATGATGTCGCGATTCATGGGAGGTCTCAACCGCGAAATCCAAGACCGTCTAGAAACCCAGCACTATGTGGAAATTGAGGAGATGCTTCACAAAGCAGTCATGTTCGAACAGCAAATCAAGAGGAAGAACTCTCGATCCAGCTACAGCACCGCTAAGACCAGCTACAGCTCAGGTAAGTCAAGTTATCAAAAGGAGGACAAGCCCGGCTACCGGAAGGACTACAAGCCATTCGTCAAGCCAAAGCCATTTGAGTCAGACCCGAAAGGTAAGGGTAAGGAAGTGATCACGAGGACAAGGGATATTCGTTGCTTTAAGTGTCAAGGACTTGGGCATTACGCAAGCGAATGTGTCAACAAAAGGATCATGGTTCTTAAAGATAATGGCGAGGTAGAGTCTGAAGAAGAGCGTTCGGAAAACGACTCTGTGGAAGAGGGTTTGGAAGCCCCAGCTAAAGGAGAGCTGCTTGTTGCTAGGAGATCGTTGAGTGTTCTAACCAAATCAGAGGAGCAAGCGCAAAGGGAAAACTTGTTCCACACGCGATGTATTGTCAAAGACAAGGTATGTAGCTTGATTATTGATGGTGGAAGTTGTACTAACGTTGCAAGCAGGACTATGGTGGAAAAGCTTGGCTTAGAAGTACTCAAACATCCAAAACCATATGCGCTTCAATGGCTCAACGAAAAAGGTGAGATGTCCGTCAAGGAGCAAGTCAAGGTGCCACTTTCAATTGGTAAGTATCAGGACGAAATCATGTGTGACATACTTCCGATGGACGCTAGCCACATTCTTCTTGGACGTCCATGGCAATCAGACCGACAAGTTCACCATGATGGCTTCTCCAACCGACACACCTTTGAACACAATGGCCGCAAGACGACTCTCATTCCCATGACGCCGCATGAGGTCTATCTTGATCAGCTTAGCATGAAACAGCGAACCGCCAAACAAACTGAACCAACCGATAACAAGGGTAAGAGCAAGGTAAGTCACAATAGTTTGCTATTTGTTTATAAAGAAACTCTTGCTTGTTCTACTAACCCCGAACCGGTGCTACCGAGTAAAGTTGAGTTGGTTTTGCAAGAATATAGTGATGTGTTTCCGGAGGATAATCCCATTGGTCTGCCACCAATCCGAGGGATCGAACATCAAATCGACTTTGTGCCGGGAGCCGCTCTACCGAACCGACCAGCCTATCGCACCAACCCAACCGAAACAAAGGAGCTTGAAAGACAAGTGAACGAGCTGATGGACAAAGGACATATTCGAGAAAGCATGAGTCCATGTGCCGTTCCAGTGTTGCtagtaccaaagaaagatgggagtTGGCGTATGTGTGTGGACTGTCGAGCCATCAACAACATAACGGTTAAGTATCGCCATCCTATCCCTAGATTAGATGATATGCTTGATGAATTGCATGGCTCTAGCATCTTTTCTAAGATTGATCTTAAAAGTGGATATCATCAAATCCGtatgaaagaaggtgatgagtggaaaacggcttttaaaaccaaacaagggttatatgaatggttagtcatgccgtttgggttaACTAATGCGCCTAGCACTttcatgagattgatgaatcatGTCCTTAGGAAGCATATTGGTGTATTTGTTGTGGTCTATTTTGatgacattttggtttataGCAAGAACTTAGAAGATCATGTCATGCATCTTAGACTTGTTTTGGATTTGCTTCGCAAGGAAAAACTTTATGCGAACTATAAGAAGTGCACCTTTTGCACAGATAATCTTGTTttcctaggctttgttgtgagtgcAGATGGAATCAAGGTTGATGAGGAGAAAGTCAAGGCAATCATAGATTGGCCA